The Humulus lupulus chromosome 4, drHumLupu1.1, whole genome shotgun sequence genome has a window encoding:
- the LOC133830321 gene encoding probable inactive poly [ADP-ribose] polymerase SRO5, which translates to MEFNSVKREIIVDDRFSEEGSGDSASEAIQEHESSLSDCESGVSGVDSERTGFINGDGLIRLSEGDRVHDIIKRRFVSSLGSIGEKTTVVAIQRNTHSSIVGEARLHSFQIFAKAMAKKCGGYANVKFAWYQPSCKDEISKIFSHGFAQFHNSHNYGLYGHGLYLSPDDSPVECVEGSPSVDEDGVRHLLLCRVILGKSEEVRLGSQQFLPSSDEFDSGVDNLSSPKKYIIWSTHMNTCVLPEYLISFRAPIRSKVPERTQESFRRPTSPWMPFPTLISVLSKFLPPRPIALISKYHKDYKDKKITRNELIQRVRTIAGDELLTKVIKTFRSKQPRVQQQSNMVVHNQSTNVTEIVKQKSLE; encoded by the exons ATGGAGTTTAATTCAGTAAAGCGTGAAATCATAGTTGATGATCGATTTTCCGAAGAGGGTAGCGGAGATTCGGCGTCGGAGGCAATTCAAGAGCACGAGTCATCGCTTTCCGATTGCGAAAGTGGGGTTTCTGGCGTCGATTCGGAACGAACCGGGTTCATCAATGGGGATGGGTTGATTCGGTTATCCGAAGGAGACAGAGTCCATGACATCATTAAGAGAAGATTCGTCTCGAGTTTGGGTTCGATTGGAGAGAAAACAACAGTCGTAGCCATTCAAAGAAACACCCATTCGAGCATTGTGGGAGAAGCCCGGCTCCATTCTTTTCAGATATTCGCCAAAGCCATGGCAAAGAAGTGTGGAGGTTATGCCAACGTCAAGTTCGCTTGGTACCAACCTTCTTGCAAAGATGAAATCTCGAAAATCTTCTCCCATGGCTTCGCCCAATTCCACAATTCTCATAATTATGGATTGTATGGTCACGGTCTCTATCTTTCTCCAGATGATTCTCCAGTCGAATG TGTGGAAGGTTCCCCGAGTGTTGATGAGGACGGCGTACGACATCTTTTGTTGTGTCGTGTAATACTTGGCAAATCTGAGGAGGTGCGTTTAGGTTCTCAACAGTTCCTTCCGAGTTCTGACGAGTTTGACTCGGGTGTGGACAATCTTTCTTCACCCAAAAAGTACATTATATGGAGTACCCACATGAACACTTGTGTTTTGCCTGAATATCTCATTAGTTTCAGAGCTCCCATTCGCTCCAAAG TTCCTGAAAGGACCCAAGAGTCGTTTAGGAGACCCACTTCACCGTGGATGCCGTTCCCAACTTTGATATCAGTACTTTCTAAGTTCTTACCTCCAAGGCCAATTGCTTTAATCTCCAAGTACCATAAGGATTATAAA GACAAGAAGATAACAAGGAACGAACTAATACAACGTGTGAGAACAATAGCAGGAGACGAGTTGTTAACTAAAGTGATAAAAACATTCAGGTCAAAG CAACCCAGAGTACAGCAGCAGAGTAATATGGTTGTGCACAATCAGAGCACGAATGTCACAGAGATTGTAAAGCAAAAATCTTTGGAATGA